A genomic window from Nicotiana sylvestris chromosome 11, ASM39365v2, whole genome shotgun sequence includes:
- the LOC138880927 gene encoding uncharacterized protein yields the protein MGDKVRWPKEMRSNPNRRNPDHWCEFHNDRGHKTADCRLLQSEVDHLLKQGYLTELFSERGKQAYMKNRREPPKPPSPKRTVNVISGGEDINGVTYTTTNKVSKVTITHGKWVRHVLEEENITFDDADADGILSPHNDTLIISLLVHDTNVKRVLIDPGSSVNIILLRVLREMQAEDKLIPKEYTLSVFDNSSVVTKGEVILTTFTEGVVKDTKFHVVDMEMAYNIILGRPWIHEMDDVLSILHQVIKFPSPWEICQIRGDQHTSRSINSIADSSMGNEEK from the coding sequence atgggtgataaggtacggtggccaaaagaaatgagatcgaatccaaacaggcgcaaccctgatcactggtgcgaatttcacaacgatcgcGGGCATAAAACGGCAGACTGTAGGTTGCtgcaaagtgaagttgatcatctaTTAAAGCAAGGGTACCTTACTGAATTATTCAGTGAGAGAGGTAAGcaagcatatatgaagaataggcGGGAGcccccaaaaccaccttctcccaaaaggaccgttaatgtgataagtggaggtgaagacatcaatggtgtgACGTACACAACAACCAATAAAGtttccaaagtcacaattacccaCGGGAAGTGGGTGCGACATGTCTTAGAGGAAGAAAACATTacgtttgatgatgcagatgcagatggcatATTATCCCCACATAACGATACACTGAtaatatctctacttgtacatgatactaatgtgaaacgagttttgattgatccaggtagttccgtgaatattattttgctaagagtactacgtgagatgcaagccgaagataaattaataccaaaggaGTATACTTTGTCTGTATTTGACAATTCCAGCGTAGTGACGAAAGGGGAGGTAATACTTACAACATTCACGGAAGGAGTTGTCAAGGATACAAAGTTTCATGTGGTagacatggagatggcttacaatataatccttgggagaccatggatccacgagatgGATGACGTTCTGTCAATCTTGcaccaagttattaaatttccatcaccatgggaaatatgtcaaatccgtggggatcaacatacatccaggaGCATCAACTCTATAGCAGATTCAAGTATGGGaaacgaagaaaaatag